The following proteins are encoded in a genomic region of Bernardetia sp. MNP-M8:
- a CDS encoding TIGR01777 family oxidoreductase encodes MGNESLYKKIVLAGGTGFVGKYLQKKFSELGYEVIIIARNTSVNWKNPDEITEALEHAEMLVNLAGKSVDCRYNEKNKNEILLSRTETTKILGEAIKNCKFPPKIWFNSSTATIYRHAEDRAMTEKEGEIGTGFSVGIATAWEKEFFSFGLERTRKIALRMAIILGKDGGVIPAYKNIVRFGLGGKQGNGNQMFSWLHIHDLYRIILFLQENENLEGVFNCSSPNPVKNTELMRIFREKMKIPFGMPTPKLLLEIGAFFIRTETELLLKSRWVIPQRLQDEGFKFDYPNLGKAIEQTV; translated from the coding sequence ATGGGAAACGAATCATTATATAAAAAAATAGTTTTGGCAGGAGGGACTGGTTTTGTAGGTAAATATTTACAAAAGAAGTTTTCAGAATTAGGCTATGAAGTGATAATTATTGCAAGAAATACATCTGTAAATTGGAAAAATCCAGATGAAATAACAGAAGCATTAGAACATGCTGAAATGCTAGTAAATCTAGCAGGAAAATCTGTCGATTGTCGCTACAATGAAAAAAATAAAAATGAGATTCTGCTTTCAAGAACAGAAACGACCAAAATTTTAGGAGAAGCTATCAAGAATTGTAAATTTCCACCTAAAATATGGTTTAATTCTAGCACAGCTACTATTTACAGGCACGCAGAAGATAGAGCCATGACAGAAAAAGAAGGAGAAATAGGAACAGGTTTTTCGGTCGGAATTGCAACAGCTTGGGAAAAAGAATTTTTTTCTTTTGGATTAGAAAGAACAAGAAAAATTGCGCTCCGAATGGCAATTATCTTGGGTAAAGATGGAGGTGTAATTCCTGCTTATAAAAATATAGTCCGTTTTGGTTTGGGAGGAAAACAAGGAAATGGAAATCAGATGTTTAGTTGGCTACATATTCACGATTTATATAGAATAATTTTATTTTTACAAGAAAATGAAAATTTAGAAGGTGTTTTTAATTGCTCTTCTCCGAATCCTGTAAAAAATACAGAGTTAATGAGAATTTTTAGAGAAAAAATGAAAATACCTTTCGGAATGCCGACACCAAAACTTTTGTTAGAAATTGGAGCTTTTTTCATTCGAACAGAAACCGAATTACTTTTGAAAAGCCGTTGGGTAATTCCTCAAAGATTACAAGATGAAGGTTTTAAGTTTGATTATCCAAATTTAGGAAAGGCTATTGAGCAAACTGTTTGA
- a CDS encoding pyridoxamine 5'-phosphate oxidase family protein has translation MLTSEIKNYIDKSVLCWLATADKDNMPNVSPKEIFTFYKDNYIIIANIASPQSVVNIVQNPNVCVSFIDVFVQKGFQIKGKASIIKKSDVEFEELERPLIEMTKGKYPFSTVIKIKLEKIKKIIAPSYIVFPETTEKEQIENAKKLYNSK, from the coding sequence ATGCTTACTTCAGAAATAAAAAACTATATAGACAAAAGTGTTCTTTGTTGGCTTGCAACGGCTGATAAAGATAACATGCCTAATGTTTCTCCCAAAGAGATATTTACTTTCTATAAAGACAATTATATCATCATTGCAAATATTGCCTCTCCTCAGAGTGTCGTTAATATTGTGCAAAATCCAAATGTATGTGTTAGTTTTATTGATGTTTTCGTTCAGAAAGGATTTCAAATAAAAGGAAAGGCAAGTATTATCAAAAAATCAGATGTAGAATTTGAAGAATTAGAAAGACCTTTAATTGAAATGACAAAAGGAAAGTATCCTTTTTCTACAGTTATAAAAATCAAACTAGAGAAGATAAAGAAAATAATTGCTCCTAGTTATATAGTTTTTCCTGAAACTACCGAAAAAGAACAGATAGAAAATGCAAAGAAACTCTACAATTCAAAATAA
- a CDS encoding alpha/beta fold hydrolase, whose protein sequence is MQKLKKIFLWLVGILASLYLLLCISVYFFQEKLLFFPSKLEKNYVFDFKNKHEEITIPTNDNIHLHGVLFHSKNVENSISETKKLVFYLHGNVGAVSSWKSVADVYTGLGYDLFILDYRGYGKSEGEIHSQEQFFSDVQTAYNFVRKEKKYDEKNIVVVGYSVGTASAALLASQNNPKALILQAPYFSITDMTQRTYPFLPTFLLKYEFRTAEFLSKTNVPTTIFHGTNDRVIPYESLEMIKEYLVKNNKLDNFNFITLQNQGHGAIHRNPVFLRKIKEIL, encoded by the coding sequence ATGCAAAAACTCAAAAAAATATTCCTCTGGTTAGTCGGAATCTTGGCTAGTTTGTATCTACTGCTTTGCATTTCAGTTTATTTTTTTCAAGAAAAGCTATTGTTTTTCCCTAGCAAATTAGAAAAAAACTATGTCTTTGATTTTAAAAATAAACATGAAGAGATAACAATTCCCACAAACGATAATATTCATCTTCATGGAGTTTTATTTCATTCCAAAAATGTGGAAAATTCTATATCTGAAACGAAAAAACTTGTTTTTTATCTTCATGGAAATGTAGGTGCTGTTAGTTCTTGGAAAAGTGTTGCTGATGTTTATACAGGCTTAGGCTATGATTTATTTATCTTAGATTATAGAGGATATGGAAAAAGTGAAGGCGAGATACACAGTCAAGAACAGTTTTTTAGTGATGTACAGACAGCTTACAACTTTGTCAGAAAAGAAAAAAAGTATGATGAAAAAAATATAGTTGTTGTTGGTTATTCTGTCGGAACGGCTTCGGCTGCCCTGCTTGCTAGTCAGAATAATCCAAAAGCTCTTATTCTACAAGCTCCTTATTTTAGTATAACTGATATGACACAACGAACTTATCCTTTTTTGCCGACTTTTTTATTAAAATATGAATTCAGAACGGCTGAGTTTCTCTCAAAAACGAATGTTCCTACCACTATTTTTCATGGCACAAACGACAGAGTAATTCCGTATGAGTCTTTAGAAATGATAAAAGAATATTTAGTTAAAAATAATAAATTAGATAATTTCAATTTTATTACTTTACAGAATCAAGGACATGGAGCAATTCATCGTAATCCTGTTTTTTTAAGAAAAATAAAGGAAATTTTATAA